In Candidatus Angelobacter sp., a single genomic region encodes these proteins:
- the acs gene encoding acetate--CoA ligase, with product MSDKAKLSAITSVLHEKRVFPPSKEFSKRARISSLAQYRKLYRESIRSPEKFWARQAGNELVWFKPWRKVLQWKAPFAKWFVGARLNVSHNCLDRWLDSPTANKAALIWEGEPATDGKSGEERVLTYRQLHREVCRFANVLKRNGLKTGDRAIIYLPMVPEAAIAMLACARIGAVHSVVFGGFSAQSVADRIFDSQAKLVITADGGFRRGAVVALKKNVDEALALKDTQGNLLARTIEKVIVLRRANNEVHITEGRDVWWHRELEYVDAHCRAEKMDSEAPLFILYTSGSTGKPKGILHTTGGYLLTAKLTTKYVFDIGDTDVYWCTADVGWVTGHSYVVYGPLANGATSLMYEGAPNWPEPDRFWRIVAKHGVNVLYTAPTAIRAFMKWGTEWPRKHDLSSLRLLGTVGEPINPEAWIWYRTVIGGKRCPIVDTWWQTETGGIMITPLPGATPTKPGSATLPFFGVVPEVVDDKGNAVPRNTGGKLVIRKPWPGMLRGIWGDPRRYKEIYWSEVKGSYFTGDGCRQDDDGYFWIVGRIDDVLNVAGHRIGTAEVESALVSNQKVAEAAVVGRPDELKGQALVAFVTLKSGVKAAPEVREELRQHVAKEIGAVAKPDDIRFAEALPKTRSGKIMRRLLKQIASGTEIKGDTTTLEDFNVLAKLAQSEE from the coding sequence TTCCGTTCTTCACGAAAAGCGCGTTTTCCCGCCATCAAAAGAGTTTTCAAAACGGGCGCGCATTTCATCGTTGGCCCAATATCGAAAGCTTTACCGCGAATCGATCAGATCGCCGGAAAAATTCTGGGCCAGGCAGGCTGGAAATGAACTGGTCTGGTTCAAACCGTGGAGGAAGGTTTTGCAATGGAAGGCGCCGTTTGCAAAGTGGTTCGTTGGCGCGCGGCTCAACGTCAGCCACAACTGCCTTGACCGATGGCTCGACTCGCCGACCGCGAACAAGGCCGCGCTGATCTGGGAGGGCGAGCCGGCGACGGACGGCAAATCCGGCGAGGAGCGCGTGCTGACCTACCGGCAACTGCACCGCGAGGTTTGCCGGTTCGCCAATGTGCTCAAGCGAAACGGCCTCAAGACAGGCGACCGCGCCATTATCTACCTGCCGATGGTCCCGGAGGCTGCCATCGCCATGCTCGCTTGCGCGCGAATCGGCGCGGTGCATTCGGTGGTTTTCGGGGGGTTTAGCGCACAGTCGGTGGCCGATCGAATTTTCGATTCACAGGCAAAGCTCGTCATCACCGCGGATGGGGGCTTCCGTCGGGGCGCCGTCGTGGCGTTGAAGAAAAATGTGGACGAAGCGCTCGCGCTGAAAGACACGCAAGGCAATCTGCTCGCGAGAACAATCGAGAAAGTCATTGTTCTCCGGCGCGCGAACAACGAGGTCCACATCACGGAAGGACGCGATGTTTGGTGGCACCGTGAACTCGAGTATGTCGATGCGCATTGTCGCGCGGAGAAAATGGACAGCGAGGCGCCGCTGTTCATTCTGTACACGAGCGGTTCGACGGGAAAACCGAAGGGGATTCTGCACACGACGGGCGGCTATCTGCTTACTGCCAAGCTGACGACCAAGTACGTTTTCGACATTGGCGATACCGACGTGTATTGGTGCACGGCCGACGTTGGCTGGGTGACGGGCCACAGCTATGTGGTTTATGGACCGCTCGCGAATGGCGCGACGAGTCTGATGTACGAAGGCGCGCCGAACTGGCCGGAGCCTGATCGATTCTGGCGCATCGTTGCAAAACACGGCGTGAACGTCCTCTACACCGCGCCAACGGCCATCCGTGCGTTTATGAAATGGGGCACCGAATGGCCGCGGAAGCACGATCTGAGTTCGCTGCGCCTGCTCGGCACGGTTGGCGAGCCGATCAATCCCGAGGCGTGGATCTGGTATCGCACAGTGATCGGCGGGAAGCGTTGTCCAATTGTGGATACCTGGTGGCAGACGGAAACCGGCGGCATCATGATCACACCGCTTCCCGGGGCGACCCCGACCAAGCCCGGGTCGGCGACGTTGCCGTTTTTCGGCGTCGTTCCTGAAGTCGTGGATGACAAGGGCAATGCCGTTCCCCGTAATACGGGGGGCAAGCTTGTTATTCGCAAACCGTGGCCCGGCATGTTGCGCGGCATCTGGGGCGACCCCCGGCGTTACAAGGAGATTTACTGGAGCGAGGTCAAAGGCAGCTATTTCACGGGTGACGGCTGCCGGCAGGACGACGATGGTTACTTCTGGATCGTCGGCCGCATCGACGACGTGCTCAACGTGGCGGGCCATCGCATTGGCACAGCCGAGGTCGAGAGCGCGCTGGTCAGCAACCAAAAAGTCGCTGAAGCCGCAGTCGTGGGCCGGCCCGACGAATTGAAAGGGCAGGCGCTGGTCGCGTTTGTGACGCTCAAGAGCGGTGTGAAGGCCGCACCGGAAGTGCGTGAGGAACTGCGGCAGCATGTGGCGAAGGAAATCGGAGCGGTCGCGAAGCCCGACGACATCCGGTTCGCCGAGGCCCTGCCGAAAACGCGTTCTGGAAAAATCATGCGCCGTTTGCTCAAGCAGATTGCTTCCGGCACGGAGATCAAAGGCGACACGACGACACTGGAGGATTTCAACGTGCTCGCCAAACTCGCGCAGAGCGAGGAGTGA